The Sediminispirochaeta smaragdinae DSM 11293 genome has a segment encoding these proteins:
- the deoC gene encoding deoxyribose-phosphate aldolase: MMDKKELAGKIQFTDVNPDLTREGIVRHLEACMELGVQAAMISPCWVPLAKEMLQGTGIKIATTVNFPQATDTPEMKAAVIPLLARMGADEFDFPPNPALLLSGMQDAYAEEIALVVRVAHDHGLVVKAMLEFGYLKDRGMKIDAVRLSSQAGVDWAKNSSGWGKGGSPATVEDIALLKEYVIPPCRVKASGKVNSMVKALAILESGAELIGTSSAREILLGGEGSKDNY; the protein is encoded by the coding sequence ATGATGGATAAGAAAGAACTTGCCGGAAAAATCCAGTTTACCGACGTTAATCCCGATCTTACGCGGGAGGGAATTGTTCGGCATCTCGAGGCATGCATGGAACTTGGGGTTCAAGCGGCCATGATCTCTCCCTGCTGGGTACCCCTTGCCAAAGAGATGCTGCAGGGAACCGGCATCAAAATCGCCACCACCGTTAATTTCCCCCAGGCAACCGACACACCGGAGATGAAGGCGGCTGTTATTCCTCTTCTTGCCAGGATGGGAGCCGATGAGTTCGATTTTCCTCCTAATCCGGCATTGTTGCTATCCGGGATGCAGGATGCATATGCAGAAGAGATTGCTCTGGTTGTCCGTGTCGCCCATGATCATGGCTTAGTCGTGAAGGCGATGCTGGAATTCGGATATCTTAAGGATCGCGGAATGAAGATCGATGCGGTGCGTCTTTCCTCCCAGGCCGGCGTGGACTGGGCAAAGAATTCCAGCGGATGGGGCAAGGGCGGCTCCCCTGCAACGGTGGAAGATATAGCTTTGCTGAAAGAGTATGTAATCCCACCTTGCCGGGTGAAGGCTTCGGGGAAGGTGAATTCCATGGTAAAGGCTCTTGCCATCCTCGAATCTGGTGCTGAGCTTATCGGTACCAGTTCGGCACGGGAGATTCTTCTCGGTGGTGAAGGTTCGAAAGACAACTATTGA
- the rbsD gene encoding D-ribose pyranase, with protein sequence MKKSRILSKPLNDAIAAMGHGDFIIISDAGFPIPEGKRVDLAIEADKPSITEILDLVVSDFIYERVIVAEEQKENNPNLYNAIEKLCDRCNVETIPHAQLIEQYPEKAKFIVRTGAFEPWGNVILCSGVDAPVWFKKPGTKVPDYYEERASYEET encoded by the coding sequence ATGAAAAAGAGCAGAATATTGAGCAAACCCTTGAACGATGCGATTGCAGCCATGGGTCATGGCGATTTCATCATTATCTCCGATGCCGGGTTCCCCATTCCCGAAGGGAAACGGGTCGACCTTGCCATAGAGGCTGATAAACCCAGTATCACGGAAATTCTGGATCTGGTGGTTTCCGACTTCATCTACGAACGGGTGATTGTTGCCGAGGAGCAGAAAGAAAACAACCCTAATCTCTACAACGCCATTGAAAAGCTCTGTGACCGTTGCAACGTTGAAACCATTCCCCATGCCCAGCTGATTGAGCAGTATCCTGAAAAGGCCAAGTTTATTGTCAGAACAGGGGCCTTTGAACCCTGGGGAAATGTCATTCTCTGTTCCGGGGTCGATGCACCCGTATGGTTCAAGAAACCAGGAACGAAGGTTCCCGACTATTACGAGGAGCGGGCTTCCTACGAAGAAACATAA
- a CDS encoding ribokinase has protein sequence MERKPRIQVIGSYAVGMTMGTDRFPKEGETVPGYGFCQLHGGKGSNQAVGAARGGGEVHFTSCIGRDRMGDDAISMLRKEGIGTETVFRNSEASTGVGFVMVGSSGENEILIDLGANEKLGRDHIDTIFTSSPLPEIILVQLEANLDAVHYAIRRADEKGIPVVLNPAPFRAVPDEMVAAASYITPNQTEAQSLLGKNADPQILCKELTAKYGNTVILTAGKHGAFIMEDGEAVAIPVPEVTVKDTTGAGDCFNAALTVALAEGKGLRDAVTFANAAASLSVQVPGVIESLPFRDAVEDFLKQQR, from the coding sequence GGAAACCCAGAATACAGGTAATTGGCAGCTACGCTGTGGGGATGACCATGGGAACGGACCGGTTTCCCAAGGAGGGCGAAACCGTACCTGGCTACGGCTTTTGTCAGCTGCACGGAGGAAAAGGTTCAAACCAGGCCGTCGGTGCGGCAAGGGGTGGGGGGGAAGTCCATTTTACTTCCTGCATCGGCCGGGATCGAATGGGAGACGATGCGATATCGATGCTCCGCAAAGAAGGAATCGGAACCGAAACGGTGTTTAGAAACTCCGAGGCCTCTACAGGAGTAGGCTTTGTCATGGTCGGTTCCAGTGGGGAGAATGAAATTCTTATCGATTTGGGGGCAAACGAAAAACTGGGCCGAGACCATATCGATACGATTTTTACTTCTTCTCCACTCCCTGAGATCATCCTGGTGCAGCTTGAGGCAAACCTCGATGCTGTTCACTATGCCATCAGACGTGCAGACGAAAAAGGCATTCCCGTGGTCCTCAATCCGGCACCCTTTCGTGCCGTTCCCGATGAAATGGTTGCTGCGGCAAGCTACATCACCCCGAATCAAACCGAAGCCCAGTCACTCCTTGGTAAAAATGCCGATCCCCAGATCCTCTGCAAGGAGCTGACCGCAAAATATGGCAACACCGTTATTCTGACCGCCGGTAAGCATGGTGCTTTCATCATGGAAGATGGCGAAGCGGTGGCTATTCCTGTTCCCGAAGTGACGGTGAAGGATACCACGGGAGCGGGAGACTGCTTTAATGCAGCCCTTACCGTCGCCTTGGCAGAGGGGAAGGGACTTCGCGATGCCGTCACCTTTGCCAATGCGGCAGCAAGCCTTTCGGTTCAGGTTCCGGGGGTTATTGAATCCCTGCCCTTCAGGGACGCGGTCGAAGATTTCTTAAAACAGCAACGTTAG